In Virgibacillus siamensis, the genomic stretch CGAATGGGGATGTGATACCACCGGAATATTTCATCCTTTCCAAAAAACTATTCATCTTTGAACGGATTGAAAATAGCTTGTTTTTGATTGTGATTGCTTTGATGATCTTGAAGCCTTTTTGAGTGTTGGAAATCGCATTGTTATTTTGTTGGTTGTTCCGAAATGGGTGAAGGATTTTTATAGTTGATCAAGGGAAGGACGATGAATATGAAATGTATACTGGCTCCAGATTCCTATAAGGGCAGTTTATCCGCTGTGGAAGTGTCAGAAAGTATGGAAAGAGGCATAAAACATGTATTTCCAAATTGCGAAATAAAAGCCTTTCCTTTAGCTGACGGAGGTGAAGGTACAGTTGATTCACTCGTGAATATTACAAAAGGGACCATTTTCAATGAGGTCGTAACAGGTCCATTGGGCGAAAAAGTTACGGCAAAGTGGGGGGTATTAGGAGATACCAATACTGCTGTTATTGAAATGGCGGAAGCATCAGGACTCACCTTAATATCCGAAGATGATTTAGATCCTATGTGTGCCACTACATATGGTACGGGAGAACTTATATCGAGGGCACTTGATTACGGGTGTGAAACAATTATATTAGGCATTGGCGGCAGTGCCACAAATGATGCTGGTGCCGGAATGGCTGCTGCTTTGGGAGTGGAGTTTCTTGATGAGTCCGGTCAAAAACTTCCCCCTGGAGGACAGGCGTTAAAGGAACTTGAAACAATAAATACCGAAAAACTGGACTTCAGAATATTTTCAACGAAGATAGTTGCAGCTTGTGATGTAACAAATACGTTGTGCGGACCTGATGGCGCTTCTGCAATCTTTGGTCCCCAAAAGGGTGCTACACCGGAAATGGTAGCGAAATTGGATAAAAGTCTGGAGAATTTGGGTCATAAGGTTCAGCAATATTTAAATAAAAATATAATGAATGTCCCGGGAGCAGGAGCGGCCGGTGGTTTAGGAGGCGGGCTTCTGGCCTTTCTTAATGCATCTTTGGAACCCGGGATTGATTTGATCCTGGATGCCATTCAGTTTGAAGAAGAATTGCAAGATGCTGATATCGTTTTGGTGGGGGAAGGAAAGACAGACGCACAGACCATATTTGGGAAAGCCCCCATGGGAGTAGGAAGGAAAGCTGAAAAGCATGGTGTTCCTGTGATCTGTGTATCCGGCAGTTTAAGTGAAGGATATGAACAATTAAAAGATTATGGTGTTTCCGCATTTTTTAGCATTGCCAAATCCCCTGCCTCCCTTCAGCAATTAAGCGAAAATGCCGATCGATTGGTTGAAGATGCAGTCAAAAATATAATGGAAGTTTATAAATGCGGTAAGACAAAACTATAATATTCATGGTTCATGAAGCGTCCCGGAAAACATTTTACCGCTTTCAAATGTAAGAGGCTGGGACAAAAGTGTTTTATCCAACGTAAAATCCGAACAACCTATTGGGACCTGGAGCGAATAACCACTCCGGAAATATACTTCGCTTTCACTTTCGAGCATAAGTGCGACATCTGCTCAAAAAAGCTTTTGCAGTGTCTTCGTTACCGCGGGACGCACCGAAATGATAAAGCGGAAGGCATTTTCGCTATAGTTGACAGCCGAAATGCTAAAGTTCACAATCGATATGATAATGTTCACAATTATTATCCCGAATGTATATTTCCTCCGCTAAATTCCCTATAGTTCGTCTTTTGGATTTACACCTTCTGATATGTCCCCCAGCCAACAGCATTTTTTCAATTTCAGTTACGCAGTCCGATTAACATTGCGTTTTAAGAGGCCTGCTATGATGGCTGTAATAACGGATCCGATTATAATCGCTGCGATATACAGCAGTATTTTGCTAATACCGCCATCAACGAGTCCGATTACAAAAATACCTCCATGTGGTGCCCGCAGTCCTACATCAAACAGCATCGACAGGCCGCCTGCAACTGCAGCACCAACCATTGTTGATGGAATTACCCTTGCAGGATCTGCTGCTGCTAATGGAATAACACCTTCCGTAATGAAACAGATACCAAGTGGATAAGCAGTTTTGCCTGCTTCGCGTTCTTC encodes the following:
- a CDS encoding glycerate kinase family protein yields the protein MKCILAPDSYKGSLSAVEVSESMERGIKHVFPNCEIKAFPLADGGEGTVDSLVNITKGTIFNEVVTGPLGEKVTAKWGVLGDTNTAVIEMAEASGLTLISEDDLDPMCATTYGTGELISRALDYGCETIILGIGGSATNDAGAGMAAALGVEFLDESGQKLPPGGQALKELETINTEKLDFRIFSTKIVAACDVTNTLCGPDGASAIFGPQKGATPEMVAKLDKSLENLGHKVQQYLNKNIMNVPGAGAAGGLGGGLLAFLNASLEPGIDLILDAIQFEEELQDADIVLVGEGKTDAQTIFGKAPMGVGRKAEKHGVPVICVSGSLSEGYEQLKDYGVSAFFSIAKSPASLQQLSENADRLVEDAVKNIMEVYKCGKTKL